One part of the Lotus japonicus ecotype B-129 chromosome 2, LjGifu_v1.2 genome encodes these proteins:
- the LOC130739098 gene encoding uncharacterized protein LOC130739098 isoform X2, protein MFTLATIEEKNKRKMCDQEVNQPLSPSRSPSNPPQFQLHPSTPEKIPSPHIQKRMQGDTCFKCHQQGHWSWFCPLNSPNNKPLSSSSHSPTHHSPQNIHCRCGYGFCIIKTSNSERNPDRKYYSCPIKRGAQCKGYGFMKWCDEPVDQSDLQPPLFKYPECECRAGVCRRVRGPEQSTNAVKYYFECPVKKGHGSCGYQVLEDEVLNNTSLAPVRQSMSEDLVLNNTSITPIRKSRQRSLDEFYQNVKSYKIENGLGKGEGEDAGAQSHKNSQQPPQEQKGSTPETSTHSSSHHPFPSYNPSLKQTTPA, encoded by the exons atgttcACACTGGCCACcatagaagaaaagaacaagaggAAAATGTGTGATCAGGAAGTGAACCAGCCTCTCTCACCTTCACGATCACCATCAAATCCTCCTCAATTTCAACTTCACCCAAGCACCCCAGAGAAGATCCCAAGCCCACACATTCAGAAACGAATGCAAGGAGACACTTGCTTCAAGTGTCACCAACAAGGTCATTGGAGTTGGTTTTGCCCTTTGAACTCCCCCAACAACAAGCCCCTCTCATCATCTTCACACTCACCCACTCACCACTCCCCTCAGAACATTCACTGCCGTTGTGGCTACGGTTTTTGCATCATCAAAACCTCCAACAGCGAGAGAAACCCGGATAGGAAGTACTATTCCTGCCCCATCAAAAGG ggGGCACAGTGTAAAGGGTATGGATTTATGAAATGGTGTGATGAGCCTGTTGATCAGAGTGATTTGCAGCCTCCGTTGTTCAAGTACCCTGAGTGTGAATGCAGAGCTGGAGTGTGTCGTAGAGTGAGGGGACCAGAACAGAGTACCAATGCGGTTAAGTACTATTTTGAGTGCCCTGTGAAAAAG GGTCATGGATCATGTGGATACCAAGTGTTAGAGGATGAAGTGCTCAACAACACAAGCCTTGCTCCTGTCCGACAAAGCATGTCTGAAGATTTAGTGCTCAACAACACAAGCATTACTCCTATCCGGAAAAGCAGGCAAAGATCTCTTGATGAATTTTACCAAAATGTTAAAAGTTATAAAATTGAGAATGGCCTGGGTAAGGGAG AAGGTGAAGATGCGGGTGCACAATCGCACAAGAACTCTCAACAACCTCCACAAGAGCAAAAAGGATCAACTCCGGAAACCAGTACACACAGCTCAAGCCATCATCCCTTCCCCAGTTACAACCCATCACTGAAGCAAACCACACCCGCCTAG
- the LOC130739098 gene encoding uncharacterized protein LOC130739098 isoform X1: protein MFTLATIEEKNKRKMCDQEVNQPLSPSRSPSNPPQFQLHPSTPEKIPSPHIQKRMQGDTCFKCHQQGHWSWFCPLNSPNNKPLSSSSHSPTHHSPQNIHCRCGYGFCIIKTSNSERNPDRKYYSCPIKRGAQCKGYGFMKWCDEPVDQSDLQPPLFKYPECECRAGVCRRVRGPEQSTNAVKYYFECPVKKGHGSCGYQVLEDEVLNNTSLAPVRQSMSEDLVLNNTSITPIRKSRQRSLDEFYQNVKSYKIENGLGKGGNFLGQTKRIRIMDNYEFLSSLVISEIPEGEDAGAQSHKNSQQPPQEQKGSTPETSTHSSSHHPFPSYNPSLKQTTPA, encoded by the exons atgttcACACTGGCCACcatagaagaaaagaacaagaggAAAATGTGTGATCAGGAAGTGAACCAGCCTCTCTCACCTTCACGATCACCATCAAATCCTCCTCAATTTCAACTTCACCCAAGCACCCCAGAGAAGATCCCAAGCCCACACATTCAGAAACGAATGCAAGGAGACACTTGCTTCAAGTGTCACCAACAAGGTCATTGGAGTTGGTTTTGCCCTTTGAACTCCCCCAACAACAAGCCCCTCTCATCATCTTCACACTCACCCACTCACCACTCCCCTCAGAACATTCACTGCCGTTGTGGCTACGGTTTTTGCATCATCAAAACCTCCAACAGCGAGAGAAACCCGGATAGGAAGTACTATTCCTGCCCCATCAAAAGG ggGGCACAGTGTAAAGGGTATGGATTTATGAAATGGTGTGATGAGCCTGTTGATCAGAGTGATTTGCAGCCTCCGTTGTTCAAGTACCCTGAGTGTGAATGCAGAGCTGGAGTGTGTCGTAGAGTGAGGGGACCAGAACAGAGTACCAATGCGGTTAAGTACTATTTTGAGTGCCCTGTGAAAAAG GGTCATGGATCATGTGGATACCAAGTGTTAGAGGATGAAGTGCTCAACAACACAAGCCTTGCTCCTGTCCGACAAAGCATGTCTGAAGATTTAGTGCTCAACAACACAAGCATTACTCCTATCCGGAAAAGCAGGCAAAGATCTCTTGATGAATTTTACCAAAATGTTAAAAGTTATAAAATTGAGAATGGCCTGGGTAAGGGAGGTAATTTCCTTGGACAAACAAAAAGGATAAGAATCATGGACAATTATGAATTTCTCTCATCCTTGGTTATATCTGAAATTCCAGAAGGTGAAGATGCGGGTGCACAATCGCACAAGAACTCTCAACAACCTCCACAAGAGCAAAAAGGATCAACTCCGGAAACCAGTACACACAGCTCAAGCCATCATCCCTTCCCCAGTTACAACCCATCACTGAAGCAAACCACACCCGCCTAG
- the LOC130739098 gene encoding uncharacterized protein LOC130739098 isoform X3, which translates to MFTLATIEEKNKRKMCDQEVNQPLSPSRSPSNPPQFQLHPSTPEKIPSPHIQKRMQGDTCFKCHQQGHWSWFCPLNSPNNKPLSSSSHSPTHHSPQNIHCRCGYGFCIIKTSNSERNPDRKYYSCPIKRGAQCKGYGFMKWCDEPVDQSDLQPPLFKYPECECRAGVCRRVRGPEQSTNAVKYYFECPVKKGHGSCGYQVLEDEVLNNTSLAPVRQSMSEDLVLNNTSITPIRKSRQRSLDEFYQNVKSYKIENGLEGEDAGAQSHKNSQQPPQEQKGSTPETSTHSSSHHPFPSYNPSLKQTTPA; encoded by the exons atgttcACACTGGCCACcatagaagaaaagaacaagaggAAAATGTGTGATCAGGAAGTGAACCAGCCTCTCTCACCTTCACGATCACCATCAAATCCTCCTCAATTTCAACTTCACCCAAGCACCCCAGAGAAGATCCCAAGCCCACACATTCAGAAACGAATGCAAGGAGACACTTGCTTCAAGTGTCACCAACAAGGTCATTGGAGTTGGTTTTGCCCTTTGAACTCCCCCAACAACAAGCCCCTCTCATCATCTTCACACTCACCCACTCACCACTCCCCTCAGAACATTCACTGCCGTTGTGGCTACGGTTTTTGCATCATCAAAACCTCCAACAGCGAGAGAAACCCGGATAGGAAGTACTATTCCTGCCCCATCAAAAGG ggGGCACAGTGTAAAGGGTATGGATTTATGAAATGGTGTGATGAGCCTGTTGATCAGAGTGATTTGCAGCCTCCGTTGTTCAAGTACCCTGAGTGTGAATGCAGAGCTGGAGTGTGTCGTAGAGTGAGGGGACCAGAACAGAGTACCAATGCGGTTAAGTACTATTTTGAGTGCCCTGTGAAAAAG GGTCATGGATCATGTGGATACCAAGTGTTAGAGGATGAAGTGCTCAACAACACAAGCCTTGCTCCTGTCCGACAAAGCATGTCTGAAGATTTAGTGCTCAACAACACAAGCATTACTCCTATCCGGAAAAGCAGGCAAAGATCTCTTGATGAATTTTACCAAAATGTTAAAAGTTATAAAATTGAGAATGGCCTGG AAGGTGAAGATGCGGGTGCACAATCGCACAAGAACTCTCAACAACCTCCACAAGAGCAAAAAGGATCAACTCCGGAAACCAGTACACACAGCTCAAGCCATCATCCCTTCCCCAGTTACAACCCATCACTGAAGCAAACCACACCCGCCTAG